The following coding sequences are from one Lolium rigidum isolate FL_2022 chromosome 6, APGP_CSIRO_Lrig_0.1, whole genome shotgun sequence window:
- the LOC124662224 gene encoding mitochondrial-processing peptidase subunit alpha-like produces MLRLRSSARLLRKLCEASRPLGRREVQGAATRRLSGAAASAARTTSLLRPLPGLDLPQSLPDKLTRLPTRVTTLPNGVRVASEDLPGPSACVGVFVASGSIHESPESAGVTHLLEKLAFKDTAHRSHMRIVQEVEASGGNVGASASREQMVYNYDTLKAYIPQAVELLLDSVRNPLFLQEEVDRQLALAREDVQEMQKNPERFLQEVLNLVGYEGAIANPLICPEEALETINADIIKKFYHENFTADRLVLAASGVDHQHLLDVAEPLISDWHKGSPMETPKSTYTGGDFRHAAESDMTHVALAFEVPGGWLQERDVTTMTVIQTLMGGGGSFSSGGPGKGMHSRLYLRVLTKYHDVQAFSAFSNVYDTSGLFGIYLTTPPDFVAKAVDVAIKELIAIATPGQVTEVELTRAKNSTISSVLMNLESRVIVAEDIGRQLLTYGCRKPIDSFLKCMDELTLDDVTVFAKKLLSSQPTMASYGDVDKVPPYEFVSKRFQAFR; encoded by the exons atGCTCCGGCTGCGCTCCTCCGCTCGCCTGCTCAGGAAG CTATGCGAGGCGTCGCGGCCGCTGGGGCGGCGCGAGGTCCAAGGCGCGGCGACGCGACGGCTCTCCGGcgcggccgcctccgccgcgcggACGAcctcgctgctgcgccctctgccgGGGCTGGACCTGCCGCAGAGCCTCCCCGACAAGCTCACGCGCCTCCCGACCCGCGTCACCACGCTCCCCAACGGCGTGCGCGTCGCCTCCGAGGACCTCCCG GGCCCGTCGGCGTGCGTGGGGGTGTTCGTGGCGTCGGGCTCCATCCACGAATCCCCAGAATCCGCCGGCGTCACGCACCTGCTGGAGAAGCTGGCGTTCAAGGACACGGCGCACCGGAGCCACATGCGGATCGTGCAGGAGGTGGAGGCCTCGGGGGGAAACGTCGGCGCCTCCGCGTCCCGGGAGCAGATGGTGTACAACTACGACACGCTCAAGGCGTACATACCCCAGGCCGTCGAGCTGCTCCTCGACTCGGTCCGCAACCCGCTCTTCCTCCAGGAGGAGGTCGACCGGCAG CTGGCCCTCGCTCGAGAAGATGTCCAGGAGATGCAGAAGAACCCTGAGAGGTTTCTCCAGGAAGTGCTCAACCTTGTTGGATATGAGGGCGCTATTGCAAACCCGCTTATATGCCCCGAGGAGGCTCTTGAGACAATCAATGCCGATATTATTAAAAAGTTCTATCAC GAAAACTTCACTGCTGATCGTTTGGTTCTAGCAGCGTCaggtgttgaccatcaacacttgttgGATGTTGCAGAACCTTTGATATCTGATTGGCACAAGGGATCCCCTATGGAAACACCAAAGTCGACGTATACAGGTGGTGATTTCAGACACGCGGCAGAGTCAGAT ATGACGCACGTTGCGTTGGCTTTTGAAGTGCCTGGGGGCTGGCTTCAAGAGAGAGATGTTACAACTATGACCGTCATTCAG ACCTTAATGGGtggtggtggctcattctcttctGGTGGTCCTGGAAAAGGgatgcattcacgacttt ACTTGAGAGTCCTGACTAAATATCACGACGTCCAAGCATTTTCAGCATTTAGTAATGTATATGACACCAGTGGCCTCTTTGGCATCTACTTGACAACA CCACCAGATTTTGTTGCAAAGGCTGTTGATGTCGCGATAAAGGAACTGATTGCTATCGCAACGCCTGGACAAG TGACAGAGGTTGAACTGACACGCGCGAAAAACTCAACGATTTCATCAGTTTTGATGAATCTTGAATCGAGA GTAATTGTTGCAGAAGATATAGGGCGGCAGCTTCTGACTTATGGTTGCAG GAAGCCTATTGATTCTTTTCTGAAGTGTATGGATGAATTGACCCTAGACGATGTTACAGTGTTTGCTAAGAAGTTGTTATCTTCCCAACCCACAATGGCTAGCTATGGAGATG
- the LOC124659963 gene encoding protein COFACTOR ASSEMBLY OF COMPLEX C SUBUNIT B CCB3, chloroplastic, which yields MVAAAAAMSSSTAALPCHAAPLHYGAAVFLGDLDPATAKVVIGVAGPALSALGFLFIARIVMSWYPRLPVTKFPYVLAYAPTEPILAATRKVIPPLGGVDVTPVVWFGLVSFLSEILVGPQGLLVLLSQQVSK from the coding sequence AtggtcgcagcggcggcggccatgagcAGCAGCACCGCGGCCCTGCcgtgccacgccgccccgctgcaCTACGGGGCGGCGGTGTTTCTTGGAGACCTGGACCCGGCGACGGCGAAGGTGGTGATCGGGGTGGCGGGGCCGGCGCTGTCGGCGCTGGGGTTCCTGTTCATCGCGCGGATCGTCATGTCGTGGTACCCGAGGCTGCCGGTCACCAAGTTCCCCTACGTGCTGGCCTACGCGCCCACGGAGCCCATCCTCGCCGCCACCAGGAAGGTCATCCCGCCGCTCGGCGGCGTCGACGTCACGCCCGTCGTCTGGTTCGGCCTCGTCAGCTTCCTCAGCGAGATCCTCGTCGGGCCGCAgggcctcctcgtcctcctctcccaGCAAGTCTCCAAATAG